Proteins from a single region of Verrucosispora sp. NA02020:
- a CDS encoding zinc-binding dehydrogenase: MNRSAQYVGEQTFVVEETPVVPPGPGQVRLDVAYTGICGTDLHIAHGAMDQRVSVPAVIGHEMSGRVAEVGAGVEGFRVGDPVTVMPLDWCGECPACRAGHTHICHRLDFVGIDSPGAMQRSWTVSARLLVPLPADLSLVHAALVEPTAVAVHDVRRSRLVAGEHAVVIGAGPVGLLIGTVARATGAEVTVLELDPRRRELATDLGLTAVDPATVDVARYVREATAEAGADVVFEVSGSAAGVRTATDLLAVRGRLVVVAIHPTPREVDLHRIFWRELEVIGVRVYERGDYAEAVRLVHTGQVPADRLVSRIVPLADVSRAFEALAAGGDVKVLVDCGGDT; the protein is encoded by the coding sequence GTGAACCGCAGCGCACAGTACGTCGGCGAGCAGACCTTCGTCGTCGAGGAGACCCCCGTCGTGCCGCCCGGTCCCGGCCAGGTGCGCCTCGACGTCGCGTACACCGGGATCTGTGGCACGGACCTGCACATCGCGCACGGGGCGATGGACCAGCGGGTGAGCGTACCGGCGGTGATCGGGCACGAGATGTCGGGCCGGGTGGCCGAGGTCGGCGCGGGCGTCGAGGGATTCCGGGTGGGGGACCCGGTCACCGTGATGCCGCTGGACTGGTGCGGTGAGTGTCCCGCCTGCCGTGCCGGACACACGCACATCTGCCACCGGCTCGACTTCGTCGGCATCGACTCGCCCGGCGCGATGCAACGGTCGTGGACCGTATCCGCGCGGCTCCTGGTGCCGCTGCCAGCGGACCTGTCGCTGGTCCACGCCGCGCTCGTCGAGCCGACCGCGGTGGCGGTGCACGACGTGCGCCGCTCCCGGCTCGTCGCCGGCGAACACGCGGTCGTCATCGGCGCCGGGCCGGTGGGTCTGCTCATCGGCACGGTCGCCCGGGCCACCGGTGCCGAGGTGACCGTGCTCGAACTCGACCCGCGCCGCCGGGAACTCGCCACCGACCTCGGTCTCACCGCCGTCGACCCGGCGACGGTCGACGTCGCGCGGTACGTCCGGGAGGCGACCGCCGAGGCCGGCGCGGACGTGGTGTTCGAGGTCTCCGGCTCGGCGGCCGGTGTCCGGACCGCGACCGACCTGCTCGCGGTCCGGGGACGGCTCGTCGTCGTCGCCATCCACCCCACCCCCCGCGAGGTGGACCTGCACCGGATCTTCTGGCGCGAGCTGGAGGTGATCGGGGTACGGGTCTACGAACGCGGGGACTACGCCGAGGCGGTCCGCCTGGTGCACACCGGTCAGGTGCCCGCCGACCGGCTCGTCTCCCGGATCGTGCCGTTGGCCGACGTGTCGCGGGCCTTCGAGGCGCTCGCCGCCGGTGGTGACGTGAAGGTGCTCGTCGACTGTGGAGGAGACACGTGA
- a CDS encoding FadR/GntR family transcriptional regulator — translation MALTDDAIARIRSMIQSGELPPGARLPPEPQLAAQMGLSRSGVREAVKVLESARVLDVRRGDGTYVTSLAPRLLLEGLGVAVELLRDDTLLEVMEVRRMLEPVATGLAALRMTDTDLDELARILEDMRAAADDAEKLIQFDTAFHHTVIATTGNETLTSLLAGLSSRTLRARVWRGLIEGNAAHKTIDEHHAIYLALRSRDQLLAQASALMHVNTSEAWLRTVLAAKAADA, via the coding sequence ATGGCACTCACCGACGACGCGATCGCCAGGATCCGCAGCATGATCCAGAGCGGGGAGCTGCCGCCGGGCGCACGGCTGCCACCGGAGCCGCAACTGGCCGCGCAGATGGGGCTGTCCCGCAGCGGGGTCCGGGAGGCGGTGAAGGTGCTCGAATCGGCGCGGGTGCTCGACGTGCGTCGCGGCGACGGCACGTACGTCACCAGCCTCGCCCCGCGCCTGCTGCTGGAGGGCCTCGGCGTCGCGGTGGAACTGCTGCGCGACGACACGCTGCTGGAGGTGATGGAGGTCCGCCGGATGCTGGAGCCGGTGGCGACCGGCCTGGCGGCGCTGCGGATGACCGACACCGACCTCGACGAGCTCGCCCGGATCCTGGAGGACATGCGGGCCGCCGCCGACGACGCCGAGAAGCTGATCCAGTTCGACACCGCCTTCCACCACACGGTCATCGCGACGACCGGGAACGAGACCCTCACGTCGCTGCTGGCCGGGCTCTCCAGCCGGACGCTGCGGGCGCGGGTGTGGCGCGGGCTGATCGAGGGCAACGCGGCACACAAGACGATCGACGAGCACCACGCGATCTATCTCGCGCTGCGGTCGCGTGATCAACTGCTCGCCCAGGCCAGCGCCCTGATGCACGTCAACACCTCGGAGGCGTGGCTGCGTACGGTGCTCGCCGCCAAGGCGGCGGACGCGTGA
- a CDS encoding sugar ABC transporter ATP-binding protein yields MNTVPHHSADGPAGDTRPVVEAVNITKRFGSTVALLDAGIVVRPGETHALVGRNGAGKSTLVGILTGLQAADGGAVAFAGRPAPPLGDRDAWRRQVACVYQKSTIIPTLTVAENLFLNRHARGVAGLIQWSRLRRQAEELLATWSVEVDVRQPAASLSVEQRQFVEIARALSFGARFIILDEPTAQLDGAGINRLFTRIRDLRAQGVTFLFISHHLQEIYEICDQVTVFRDARHILTAPVAQLRRPDLVAAMTGEDVTMPEADHRPLAADAPVLLSVRDLTTASGVELSLEARAGEVVGIAGGGGSGKVEVAEAIVGLARAAGGSVVVDGRTLRPGSVPDALDAGVGLVPQDRHREGLVPLLSIAENVTMTVPDRVARRGLISPARRDALARGTIADLAIKASGPQVPVSDLSGGNQQKVVMGRALASEPKVLVLITPTAGVDVRSKQTLLGVVDEVRRGGTTVLVVSDELDDLRICDRVLVMFQGRVVGEMAHGWRDNDLVAAMEGVDLHHV; encoded by the coding sequence ATGAACACCGTCCCACACCACTCGGCCGACGGGCCGGCCGGCGACACCCGGCCCGTCGTCGAGGCGGTGAACATCACCAAGAGGTTCGGGTCGACGGTGGCCCTCCTCGACGCGGGCATCGTGGTCCGGCCCGGCGAGACGCACGCTCTGGTCGGGCGCAACGGCGCCGGCAAGTCGACGCTGGTCGGCATCCTCACCGGACTCCAGGCCGCCGACGGTGGCGCGGTGGCATTCGCCGGCCGGCCCGCTCCACCGTTGGGTGACCGCGACGCCTGGCGCCGGCAGGTGGCCTGCGTCTACCAGAAGTCCACGATCATCCCCACCCTCACCGTGGCGGAGAACCTGTTCCTCAACCGCCACGCCCGGGGCGTGGCCGGGCTGATCCAGTGGTCGAGGCTGCGCCGGCAGGCCGAGGAACTGCTCGCGACGTGGTCGGTCGAGGTGGACGTACGCCAGCCCGCCGCGTCGCTCTCGGTCGAACAGCGGCAGTTCGTGGAGATCGCCCGCGCGCTCTCCTTCGGCGCCCGGTTCATCATCCTCGACGAGCCGACCGCCCAGCTCGACGGCGCGGGCATCAACCGTCTGTTCACCCGGATCCGGGACCTGCGGGCCCAGGGTGTGACGTTCCTGTTCATCAGCCACCACCTGCAGGAGATCTACGAGATCTGCGACCAGGTGACGGTCTTCCGCGACGCGCGGCACATCCTGACGGCCCCGGTGGCGCAGCTGCGCCGGCCGGACCTGGTCGCCGCGATGACCGGTGAGGACGTGACGATGCCGGAGGCGGACCACCGACCGCTCGCGGCCGACGCGCCGGTGCTGCTGTCGGTGCGTGACCTGACCACCGCCTCCGGTGTGGAGCTGTCGCTCGAGGCCCGGGCCGGCGAGGTGGTCGGCATCGCGGGCGGCGGTGGCAGCGGCAAGGTCGAGGTCGCCGAGGCGATCGTCGGCCTGGCCCGCGCGGCCGGGGGATCGGTCGTGGTGGACGGCCGCACACTGCGTCCGGGCAGCGTGCCGGACGCGCTCGACGCCGGCGTCGGCCTGGTGCCGCAGGACCGGCACCGGGAGGGGCTGGTGCCGCTGCTGTCCATAGCGGAGAACGTCACGATGACCGTGCCGGACCGGGTCGCGCGACGGGGCCTCATCTCACCGGCCCGACGCGACGCGCTGGCCCGTGGCACCATCGCCGATCTGGCGATCAAGGCGTCCGGGCCGCAGGTGCCGGTCTCCGACCTGTCCGGCGGCAACCAGCAGAAGGTGGTGATGGGTCGGGCGTTGGCCAGCGAGCCCAAGGTGCTGGTGCTCATCACCCCCACCGCCGGTGTCGACGTGCGGTCCAAGCAGACGCTCCTCGGTGTCGTCGACGAGGTCCGTCGGGGCGGGACCACCGTGCTCGTGGTCTCCGACGAACTCGACGACCTGCGGATCTGTGACCGGGTGCTGGTGATGTTCCAGGGCCGGGTCGTCGGCGAGATGGCACACGGCTGGCGCGACAACGATCTGGTAGCCGCCATGGAAGGGGTGGACCTCCACCATGTCTGA
- a CDS encoding amidohydrolase, which yields MIIDAHHHLWQPDHGYDWLDDPALAAIRRPFTPADLTTELTATGVDGTVLVEGGRCHPDEAAEFLGHAADTPAILGVVAWLDIAAGDVSATVAGYRRLRGGELLVGVRPQVQGEADPDYLDRPEVRRGLVEVADAGLVFDLVIRADQLPAAARAARAVPQLRFVLDHLGKPRIDAGEAGLRAWRDPFAALADHPNVTAKLSGLVTEARPEWSPADLSPFVAVAIDEFGPDRLMFGSDWPVCLLRSDYPGVRRALEAALPPLSARERQDVFAGTALRTYGLPRRSQPDGAAG from the coding sequence ATGATCATCGACGCGCACCACCACCTGTGGCAGCCGGACCACGGCTACGACTGGCTGGACGATCCCGCACTGGCCGCCATCCGTCGACCGTTCACCCCGGCGGACCTCACCACCGAGCTGACCGCGACCGGCGTGGACGGCACCGTGCTGGTGGAGGGCGGTCGCTGTCATCCCGACGAGGCCGCCGAGTTCCTCGGCCACGCCGCCGACACACCGGCCATCCTCGGCGTGGTGGCCTGGCTCGACATCGCGGCCGGCGACGTCTCCGCAACCGTCGCGGGCTACCGTCGGCTGCGCGGCGGTGAGCTGCTGGTCGGGGTACGCCCGCAGGTGCAGGGGGAGGCAGACCCCGACTATCTCGACCGGCCCGAGGTGCGGCGCGGCCTCGTCGAGGTGGCCGATGCCGGGCTCGTGTTCGACCTGGTGATCCGGGCCGACCAGTTGCCGGCGGCGGCCCGGGCGGCACGGGCCGTACCGCAGCTCCGGTTCGTCCTCGACCACCTCGGCAAGCCCCGGATCGACGCGGGAGAGGCGGGTCTGCGGGCCTGGCGCGACCCGTTCGCCGCGCTCGCCGACCACCCGAACGTCACCGCCAAGCTGTCCGGCCTGGTCACCGAGGCCCGGCCGGAGTGGTCACCGGCCGACCTGAGCCCGTTCGTCGCGGTCGCGATCGACGAGTTCGGCCCGGATCGTCTGATGTTTGGCTCGGACTGGCCGGTGTGTCTGCTCAGGTCGGACTACCCGGGTGTCCGTCGGGCGCTGGAGGCCGCGTTACCGCCGCTGTCGGCCCGGGAACGGCAGGACGTCTTCGCCGGCACCGCCCTGCGGACCTACGGACTGCCCCGGCGGTCCCAGCCCGACGGGGCGGCCGGGTGA
- a CDS encoding enolase C-terminal domain-like protein has protein sequence MSERISSVETIDVRFPTSRHRDGSDAMNPFPDYSAAYLILRTSAGAEGHGLVFTVGRGTEIQVAAVQSLASMVVGQPVDEVLADPGALARRLVGDSQIRWLGPEKGVVHMAAGGLVNAVWDLAARRAGKPLWKLLADLAPEQIVAQVDFRYLREALTEDEALDLLRAAQGGRAAREQRLLAEGYPAYTTTPGWLGYDDEKLARLCREAVDDGYRLIKIKVGGDLADDVRRMGIARRAVGPDVRIAVDANQIWGVPEAIGWMRELAPFEPYWIEEPTSPDDVLGHAAVRKALAPVKVATGEHVHNAVMFKQLLQADAVDVVQIDACRVAGVNENLAILLLAAKFGVPVCPHAGGVGLCELVQHLAMFDFVALSGTTDDRAIEYVDHLHEHFADPVRVQHGRYLAPRVPGMSAEIVPAALTDYRFPDGPEWTTAPVVAGAPA, from the coding sequence GTGAGTGAGCGCATCTCGTCCGTAGAAACCATCGACGTACGGTTCCCCACGTCCCGGCACCGCGACGGGTCGGACGCCATGAACCCGTTCCCGGACTACTCCGCCGCGTACCTGATCCTGCGGACATCGGCCGGCGCGGAGGGACACGGACTGGTCTTCACCGTGGGGCGCGGCACCGAGATCCAGGTCGCGGCCGTGCAGTCGCTCGCCTCGATGGTGGTCGGTCAGCCGGTCGACGAGGTGCTCGCGGACCCCGGCGCGCTGGCCCGGCGGCTCGTCGGCGACAGCCAGATCCGGTGGCTCGGCCCGGAGAAGGGAGTGGTGCACATGGCGGCCGGCGGGCTGGTCAACGCGGTGTGGGATCTCGCCGCCCGCCGCGCGGGCAAGCCGCTGTGGAAGCTGCTCGCCGACCTCGCCCCGGAACAGATCGTCGCGCAGGTCGACTTCCGCTACCTGCGCGAGGCGCTCACCGAGGACGAGGCGCTGGACCTGCTACGGGCCGCGCAGGGCGGGCGCGCCGCCCGGGAGCAGCGCCTGCTGGCCGAGGGCTATCCCGCCTACACGACCACGCCGGGCTGGTTGGGCTACGACGACGAGAAGCTCGCCCGGCTCTGCCGGGAGGCGGTCGACGACGGGTACCGGCTGATCAAGATCAAGGTCGGCGGGGATCTGGCCGACGACGTACGCCGGATGGGTATCGCCCGCCGCGCGGTCGGGCCGGACGTCCGCATCGCGGTCGACGCCAACCAGATCTGGGGGGTGCCCGAGGCCATCGGGTGGATGCGGGAGCTGGCGCCTTTCGAACCGTACTGGATCGAGGAGCCGACGTCCCCGGACGACGTGCTCGGGCACGCCGCCGTGCGCAAGGCCCTCGCCCCGGTCAAGGTGGCCACCGGTGAGCACGTGCACAACGCGGTGATGTTCAAGCAGCTCCTCCAGGCCGACGCGGTCGACGTCGTGCAGATCGACGCCTGCCGGGTCGCCGGGGTCAACGAGAACCTGGCGATCCTGCTGCTCGCCGCGAAGTTTGGGGTGCCGGTCTGCCCGCACGCCGGAGGTGTTGGGCTGTGCGAGCTGGTGCAGCACCTGGCCATGTTCGACTTCGTGGCACTCAGCGGCACCACGGACGACCGGGCCATCGAGTACGTCGACCACCTGCACGAGCACTTCGCCGACCCGGTCCGCGTCCAGCATGGACGCTACCTCGCACCGCGCGTGCCGGGCATGAGCGCCGAGATCGTCCCCGCCGCACTGACCGACTACCGGTTCCCCGACGGCCCGGAGTGGACCACCGCGCCGGTCGTGGCGGGAGCGCCGGCATGA
- a CDS encoding ABC transporter permease: protein MSETLTPTTPPAAAPPPSRSASRSLAVARLRDLALVPAIIAVAVVGSIVNPVFLSSDNIINVLQSMSEIAIVVLAQTIVLITGKMDLSLESTFGLAPGIAAWLVIDPALTRGLGLDVVPDAWAVPVVLLVGALVGAFNGLLIVRFGLNGFIVTLGMLIVLRGLLTGISGGQTFFALPESMTYLGSASWAGVPASIWVSLLLVAVGIVVLGYTRAGRALYAIGGNADAARAAGIRTDRVLWVALIVASVLAALAGLLISGRLAAVPAAQGSGAIFQVFAAAVIGGVSLNGGKGSVFGAFTGVLLLFMIINVLTLAGVPAQWTNFLNGTVILVALVVSRITGGKAQT, encoded by the coding sequence ATGTCTGAGACGCTGACTCCCACCACCCCACCGGCGGCGGCACCACCACCGTCCAGGTCCGCCTCACGGAGTCTGGCCGTCGCCCGGCTACGCGACCTGGCGCTGGTGCCGGCGATCATCGCGGTCGCCGTCGTCGGCTCGATCGTCAACCCGGTCTTCCTCAGCAGCGACAACATCATCAACGTGCTGCAGAGCATGTCGGAGATCGCCATCGTGGTGCTCGCCCAGACCATCGTGCTGATCACCGGCAAGATGGACCTGTCGCTGGAGTCCACCTTCGGTCTGGCGCCCGGCATCGCCGCATGGCTGGTCATCGACCCCGCCCTCACCCGAGGTCTCGGGCTCGACGTGGTGCCGGACGCCTGGGCGGTGCCGGTGGTCCTGCTCGTCGGCGCGCTCGTCGGTGCCTTCAACGGCCTGCTCATCGTCCGCTTCGGCCTCAACGGCTTCATCGTCACGCTGGGCATGCTGATCGTCCTGCGTGGCCTGCTCACCGGCATCTCGGGCGGCCAGACCTTCTTCGCGCTGCCGGAGTCGATGACCTATCTGGGCTCCGCCTCCTGGGCCGGGGTGCCGGCGTCGATCTGGGTGTCGCTGCTGCTGGTCGCCGTCGGCATCGTGGTTCTCGGCTACACCCGTGCCGGCCGGGCGCTCTATGCCATCGGTGGCAACGCCGACGCCGCCCGGGCGGCGGGCATCCGCACCGACCGCGTGTTGTGGGTCGCCCTCATCGTGGCCAGCGTCCTCGCCGCGCTCGCCGGCCTGTTGATCAGCGGTCGGCTGGCGGCGGTGCCAGCGGCGCAGGGCAGCGGCGCGATCTTCCAGGTCTTCGCGGCGGCGGTGATCGGCGGCGTGAGTCTCAACGGCGGCAAGGGCAGCGTCTTCGGCGCCTTCACCGGTGTCCTGCTGCTGTTCATGATCATCAACGTGCTGACCCTGGCCGGGGTGCCCGCACAGTGGACGAACTTCCTCAACGGCACCGTCATCCTGGTGGCCCTGGTGGTCTCCCGCATCACCGGAGGCAAGGCGCAGACATGA